The following are encoded in a window of Trichocoleus desertorum ATA4-8-CV12 genomic DNA:
- a CDS encoding nuclear transport factor 2 family protein, whose translation MKIKPPLPPFTLETAKAKVQAAEDAWNTRDPQKVALAYTEDSQWRNRAEFFSGREAIAAFLERKWAKELDYRLKKELWSFTDHRLSVRFEYEWHNDSGYWYRAYGNEQWEFAENGLMQRREASINDVPIQESERKFRWERKPSL comes from the coding sequence ATGAAAATAAAACCACCCCTACCACCCTTTACCCTGGAAACAGCAAAAGCCAAAGTTCAAGCCGCAGAAGATGCTTGGAACACTCGCGATCCCCAAAAGGTGGCCTTGGCCTACACAGAAGATTCCCAGTGGCGCAATCGAGCTGAATTCTTCAGCGGACGGGAAGCGATCGCGGCTTTTCTGGAGCGCAAGTGGGCGAAGGAGTTAGATTACCGTCTCAAAAAGGAGCTTTGGAGCTTTACAGATCATCGGCTCTCGGTGCGATTTGAGTATGAATGGCATAACGATTCTGGCTACTGGTATCGGGCTTACGGCAATGAACAGTGGGAGTTTGCCGAGAATGGGTTGATGCAAAGACGAGAGGCCAGTATTAACGATGTGCCGATTCAAGAGTCTGAGAGAAAGTTTCGGTGGGAGCGCAAACCCAGTCTATGA
- a CDS encoding MSMEG_0570 family nitrogen starvation response protein: MPEIRFQIQWPDGSQDTCYSPSLIVKDYFIPNQDYELSDFVARSRTALKIASDRVQIKYGRPCGLALGQLQEIEAKSVYYSDLPQPRVRFIQFIE, from the coding sequence ATGCCTGAAATTCGCTTTCAAATCCAATGGCCCGATGGTTCTCAGGACACTTGCTATTCTCCTTCTCTCATCGTCAAAGACTACTTCATCCCTAACCAGGACTATGAATTGAGTGACTTTGTAGCGCGATCGCGTACAGCCCTAAAAATTGCGAGCGATCGGGTGCAGATAAAGTATGGGAGACCCTGCGGTTTAGCGTTAGGACAACTGCAAGAAATTGAAGCCAAGTCTGTTTACTATAGCGACCTACCACAGCCAAGAGTGCGGTTCATACAATTCATCGAATAA
- a CDS encoding MSMEG_0568 family radical SAM protein, whose translation MNKQQLIVELQTHGLKLVQQEIGAAGRKGGAGPSDHKAVTVDGTTVMVPTYNSPAAQSPYTVEVDLEVDPTTQQIYLQVDQDARDASQQGGAIAPVQFPQPPQFYNLTTADGIPYSQIALLHSRDVLATTVLQTCMRYGNTDTSCQFCAIGQSLATGRTIARKTPAQLAEVAEAAVRLDGVKQMVMTTGTPNSSDRGAAYLTECARAIKARVNIPIQAQCEPPDDFVWFDRMQAAGIDSLGMHLEAADPEVRARIMPGKATVSVEYYFEAFAAAVKVFGWGQVNTYLLAGLGDSLETLLVVCDRLIQMGVYPFVVPFVPITGTPLAHYPAPKSEFMFPLYERVGAMLKQAGMSSADIKAGCAKCGACSALSTFEK comes from the coding sequence ATGAACAAGCAACAGTTGATTGTAGAACTGCAAACACATGGACTGAAGCTGGTACAGCAAGAAATTGGAGCCGCAGGACGTAAAGGTGGGGCTGGTCCTTCTGATCACAAAGCTGTGACGGTAGACGGTACAACGGTGATGGTGCCTACCTACAACAGCCCTGCGGCTCAGTCACCTTATACCGTTGAGGTTGATCTTGAGGTTGATCCAACCACGCAGCAGATATATCTGCAAGTAGATCAAGACGCGAGGGATGCTTCACAGCAGGGTGGCGCGATCGCCCCAGTTCAGTTTCCCCAGCCCCCCCAGTTCTACAACCTCACGACGGCTGACGGCATTCCTTACAGTCAAATTGCCTTGTTGCACAGCCGCGATGTCTTGGCGACCACGGTGCTGCAAACCTGTATGCGCTATGGCAATACAGACACCTCTTGTCAGTTTTGTGCGATTGGGCAATCGCTGGCAACAGGGAGAACGATTGCTCGGAAAACTCCTGCTCAACTGGCTGAAGTGGCCGAAGCAGCGGTGCGGCTAGATGGGGTGAAGCAAATGGTGATGACGACAGGAACCCCCAACAGTAGCGATCGCGGTGCGGCTTATTTGACAGAATGTGCCAGAGCCATCAAAGCCAGGGTGAATATCCCGATTCAGGCACAGTGCGAACCTCCAGATGATTTTGTCTGGTTCGATCGCATGCAAGCGGCAGGGATTGACAGCTTAGGCATGCATTTGGAGGCAGCTGACCCAGAGGTTCGGGCAAGGATTATGCCAGGGAAAGCTACGGTTTCCGTGGAGTATTACTTTGAGGCTTTTGCTGCCGCTGTTAAAGTGTTTGGGTGGGGCCAAGTGAATACCTACTTACTCGCAGGGTTGGGAGATAGCTTAGAGACCTTGTTGGTAGTTTGCGATCGCCTGATTCAAATGGGTGTTTATCCCTTTGTGGTGCCCTTTGTTCCCATCACGGGTACTCCCCTCGCTCATTATCCTGCTCCTAAGAGCGAATTTATGTTCCCTCTTTATGAACGAGTTGGTGCCATGTTGAAGCAGGCAGGGATGTCATCGGCGGATATCAAAGCAGGTTGTGCGAAGTGTGGCGCTTGCTCGGCTCTTTCTACCTTTGAAAAGTAG
- a CDS encoding sll0787 family AIR synthase-like protein: MLLSLAAQLRQSLSLLQKQDIQTASQALSMGPQWTSANVLLGDDCAAIPDREGYLLLAAEGMLPLLVETEPWFAGWSAVMVNISDIAAMGGRAIAVVDTLWSQSTSSTEAIWQGMQAAAQAYNVPIVGGHTNCHSPYNALSVAILGRSQRLISSFKAQPGDLILVATDFRGKSHAKYPFWDAATTADPVQLRENLAILPHIAETGLCNGGKDISNGGIIGTLLMLLETSGCGAVLNLDQVPCPPSLTLERWLVSFPSYGFLLSVRPHNASAVQACFRQQGLVCEVVGEVQPTQHLVLHSSQESTVFWDLSQAPLTGFSPAGVTR, translated from the coding sequence ATGCTACTTTCCCTCGCTGCCCAATTGCGCCAATCTCTCAGTCTTTTGCAGAAGCAGGATATCCAAACAGCATCACAAGCTTTAAGCATGGGGCCACAATGGACGTCTGCCAACGTACTGCTGGGAGATGATTGTGCGGCCATTCCAGATAGAGAAGGATATCTCTTGTTAGCCGCAGAGGGCATGTTACCGCTGCTCGTAGAAACAGAACCTTGGTTTGCAGGGTGGTCGGCGGTGATGGTGAACATCAGTGATATTGCTGCGATGGGCGGGCGAGCGATCGCGGTGGTTGATACTCTGTGGAGTCAGTCTACCAGCAGTACTGAAGCGATTTGGCAAGGGATGCAAGCGGCGGCTCAAGCGTACAATGTGCCAATTGTGGGTGGACATACCAATTGCCATAGTCCCTACAACGCTCTCTCAGTCGCAATCTTAGGGCGATCGCAGCGTTTGATTAGTAGCTTTAAGGCTCAACCTGGAGATCTGATCCTAGTGGCTACCGACTTTCGGGGTAAATCCCATGCTAAATATCCCTTTTGGGACGCGGCCACGACTGCTGATCCGGTGCAGTTGCGAGAAAATCTAGCTATCTTGCCTCATATCGCTGAAACAGGATTATGTAATGGGGGCAAAGACATCAGCAATGGTGGCATCATTGGTACGCTGCTGATGCTGCTGGAAACCTCTGGCTGTGGAGCTGTCCTGAATTTAGACCAAGTTCCCTGCCCACCGAGCTTAACGCTGGAGCGCTGGCTGGTCAGTTTTCCCAGTTATGGTTTTCTCCTCAGCGTGCGGCCTCACAATGCCTCAGCAGTTCAGGCTTGCTTTCGGCAACAAGGTTTAGTTTGTGAGGTGGTAGGAGAAGTGCAACCTACGCAGCACCTGGTTTTACACTCAAGCCAGGAATCTACTGTCTTTTGGGATTTGTCTCAAGCACCGCTGACAGGCTTCTCCCCAGCAGGTGTAACGAGATGA
- a CDS encoding GNAT family N-acetyltransferase: MKTYEFKLATDAQDIAAYFALRRAIFVEEQQLFSGDDVDEIDQFAYPIVAIATATQQVLGVVRIYEAKPGIWYGGRLGTHPDYRKGWQIGKGLIYKAVTTANTWGCQQFLATVQLQNVRFFQRLHWQSLEEMAILTHPHHLMEADLSFYPPNTEMRPILSLQAREAS; encoded by the coding sequence ATGAAGACTTACGAATTCAAACTCGCAACAGATGCTCAAGACATTGCAGCTTACTTTGCGTTGCGTCGTGCCATTTTTGTGGAAGAACAGCAACTCTTTTCTGGAGATGACGTAGATGAAATTGATCAATTTGCCTATCCTATCGTAGCGATCGCCACCGCTACCCAGCAGGTCCTTGGAGTGGTGCGAATCTACGAAGCCAAACCAGGCATTTGGTATGGGGGTAGGCTAGGCACTCACCCGGACTATCGTAAGGGTTGGCAAATCGGTAAAGGATTGATCTACAAAGCTGTCACAACTGCGAATACTTGGGGCTGTCAACAGTTTCTCGCTACGGTGCAGTTGCAAAATGTACGCTTCTTCCAACGGCTACACTGGCAATCCTTAGAAGAGATGGCGATCCTTACTCATCCGCATCACTTGATGGAAGCAGATCTCAGTTTCTATCCTCCTAACACCGAGATGCGTCCCATTCTATCTTTGCAAGCCAGAGAGGCTTCTTGA
- a CDS encoding Nit6803 family nitriliase, translated as MNDSHTIRAAAVQISPVLFSRDGTTEKVLQAIAKAAKEGAQLVVFPETLIPYYPYFSFVQPPVLMGQEHMRLYEEAVSVPGPVVDAVSRAARSYAMVVVLGVNERDHGSLYNTQLIFDADGTLLLKRRKITPTYHERMVWGQGDGSGLRVVETAVGKLGALACWEHYNPLARFALMAQHEQIHCAQFPGSLVGQIFADQIEVTIRHHALESGCFVVNATGWLSPEQVSQITADEKLQRVLSGGCNTAIIGPEGNHLCPPITKGEGMAIADLNFSLITKRKRMMDCVGHYSRPELLQLQVNLEAQTVMAESPDSSFPATEAPLDSSLQPTP; from the coding sequence ATGAACGATTCCCATACCATCCGAGCCGCAGCCGTACAGATTAGCCCGGTTTTGTTTAGTCGGGATGGCACGACAGAGAAGGTGTTGCAGGCGATCGCTAAAGCGGCTAAGGAGGGTGCCCAACTAGTCGTTTTTCCTGAGACTTTGATCCCTTATTATCCCTACTTCTCCTTTGTGCAACCGCCCGTTCTCATGGGTCAGGAACATATGCGGCTGTATGAAGAAGCGGTGAGTGTACCTGGGCCAGTGGTTGATGCGGTGAGCAGAGCGGCTCGTTCTTATGCAATGGTGGTGGTGCTAGGAGTCAATGAGCGAGATCATGGCTCTCTCTACAACACGCAGCTAATTTTTGATGCCGATGGCACCCTATTGTTGAAGCGGCGCAAGATTACACCCACCTATCATGAGCGGATGGTGTGGGGACAAGGAGATGGTTCTGGTTTGAGGGTTGTGGAGACAGCAGTAGGAAAACTGGGTGCCTTAGCTTGTTGGGAGCACTACAATCCTTTGGCTCGATTCGCCCTCATGGCTCAGCATGAACAAATTCACTGTGCCCAATTCCCCGGTTCCTTAGTTGGGCAGATTTTTGCGGACCAGATTGAAGTCACCATTCGCCATCATGCCTTGGAATCTGGCTGTTTCGTGGTCAATGCCACAGGTTGGCTCTCTCCAGAACAGGTCAGTCAAATCACCGCTGATGAGAAGCTACAACGGGTGCTCAGTGGTGGCTGTAATACCGCAATTATTGGACCCGAAGGAAATCATCTTTGTCCACCGATTACAAAAGGGGAGGGCATGGCGATCGCGGATCTAAATTTCTCCTTAATTACCAAACGGAAACGCATGATGGATTGTGTCGGTCACTATTCCCGCCCAGAGTTACTGCAATTGCAAGTCAATTTGGAGGCCCAGACAGTGATGGCAGAATCTCCCGACAGCAGTTTTCCAGCGACCGAAGCACCGCTTGACTCTTCCCTACAACCTACTCCCTAA